In Sphingobium sp. B2D3C, a genomic segment contains:
- the lspA gene encoding signal peptidase II, whose product MTAALAGAWRKAAVALALGVTALDQLVKFFVTQVLELHERGLVGIELIPFFKLTYAENRGISMGFFHAETDVMRWALVAMTIAVSAFVLWWIWREKERDDALALGLVLGGAIGNIIDRVRLGYVIDYADFHIGEWRPFLIFNLADAAISIGVVILLARALLLREKTAAKESR is encoded by the coding sequence ATGACCGCGGCGCTTGCCGGGGCTTGGCGCAAGGCGGCGGTGGCGCTTGCGCTCGGGGTCACGGCGCTCGACCAGCTCGTCAAATTTTTCGTCACGCAGGTGCTGGAACTGCACGAGCGCGGCCTTGTCGGCATCGAGCTGATTCCGTTCTTCAAGCTGACCTATGCCGAGAATCGCGGCATTTCGATGGGCTTTTTCCACGCCGAGACGGATGTGATGCGCTGGGCGCTGGTCGCCATGACCATAGCTGTCTCCGCCTTCGTGCTCTGGTGGATCTGGCGCGAGAAGGAGCGCGACGATGCGCTGGCGCTCGGCCTGGTGCTGGGCGGCGCCATCGGCAACATCATCGACCGGGTGCGCCTGGGCTACGTCATCGACTATGCCGATTTCCACATTGGCGAATGGCGGCCGTTCCTCATTTTCAACCTTGCCGATGCCGCAATCAGTATCGGCGTCGTCATCCTGCTTGCACGCGCGCTGCTGCTGCGCGAAAAGACCGCAGCGAAGGAGTCCCGTTAA
- a CDS encoding DUF3035 domain-containing protein produces the protein MRLSYRLPVVLAGLTLLSACGGTSLFNRDRPDEMAVSRQPPLVIPPDFSLSPPAPGTAASQQNLNQQALEAMFGGTAARSGAETSALREAGRSLAEVGIRSVVGDPKTEVLEKGRVTQDIIAAPEGDGQFARVVASAQ, from the coding sequence ATGCGTCTGTCTTATCGTCTTCCGGTTGTGCTCGCCGGCCTGACCCTGCTGTCCGCCTGCGGAGGCACGAGCCTGTTCAACCGTGACCGGCCGGACGAAATGGCTGTTTCTCGCCAGCCGCCGCTGGTCATTCCGCCGGACTTCTCGCTCTCGCCCCCGGCGCCCGGTACAGCGGCCAGCCAGCAGAATCTCAACCAGCAGGCGCTCGAGGCGATGTTCGGCGGTACCGCTGCGCGCAGCGGCGCTGAGACCTCGGCGCTGCGCGAAGCCGGCCGCTCGCTGGCCGAGGTCGGCATCCGCTCGGTCGTTGGCGACCCGAAGACGGAAGTGCTCGAAAAGGGCCGTGTGACGCAGGACATCATTGCCGCGCCCGAGGGTGACGGCCAGTTCGCGCGCGTGGTTGCGTCTGCGCAATAA
- a CDS encoding pyridoxamine 5'-phosphate oxidase family protein translates to MSHDIKDDFWKALAASPVLMVRRNGSDEHALPMHACLDKDLGPAYGGAVWFFTERDNRLASGGPAMAQFMSKGHDVFACVSGELVEETDEGLIDRFWSNPVEAWFDGRDDPKLLVLRMDLGDIEIWTADLGIKGRLKLLTGSRIDPQEAGDHAQMPV, encoded by the coding sequence ATGTCTCACGATATCAAGGATGATTTCTGGAAGGCGCTGGCCGCCAGCCCTGTGCTGATGGTCCGCCGCAATGGCAGCGACGAGCACGCGCTGCCCATGCATGCCTGCCTGGATAAGGATCTCGGCCCGGCTTATGGCGGTGCGGTCTGGTTCTTTACCGAGCGCGACAATCGCCTTGCGTCCGGCGGGCCGGCCATGGCGCAGTTCATGTCCAAGGGGCATGATGTGTTCGCCTGCGTTTCAGGTGAGCTTGTCGAGGAAACCGATGAGGGATTGATCGACCGCTTCTGGAGCAATCCGGTCGAAGCGTGGTTCGACGGGCGCGACGACCCCAAGCTGCTGGTGCTGCGGATGGACCTTGGCGACATTGAGATCTGGACGGCCGATCTTGGCATCAAGGGCCGTCTCAAGCTGCTGACGGGCAGCCGCATCGATCCGCAGGAAGCCGGCGATCACGCGCAGATGCCGGTTTGA
- a CDS encoding DUF72 domain-containing protein translates to MTAGAIHTGIGGWTYEPWRGTFYPADLPKAKELDYAVNHLATIEINGTFYRTQSPATFAKWRDAAPDGFVYAVKALQYCVAKKKLAEAGESIGKFLNSGLSELGDKLGPTLWQFRPTRQFDADDMATFFAMLPNKIDGVRTRHAVEVRHQSFACPEFVALARQHGVAIVIADHDEHPQIADLTADFVYARLMKSEEQVETGYAAADLDQWAAIAQSWAAGQAPEALTYVSPDNAPAQSRDVFAYFISGAKERNPAAAMALAKRLTARD, encoded by the coding sequence GTGACCGCCGGCGCCATCCACACCGGGATCGGCGGCTGGACCTATGAGCCGTGGCGCGGCACCTTCTACCCGGCCGATCTGCCCAAGGCGAAGGAACTGGACTACGCCGTCAACCATCTCGCGACAATCGAGATCAACGGCACCTTCTACCGCACCCAGTCGCCGGCGACCTTCGCCAAATGGCGCGACGCGGCGCCGGATGGGTTCGTCTATGCGGTCAAGGCGCTGCAATATTGCGTGGCGAAGAAGAAGCTCGCCGAGGCTGGCGAATCGATTGGCAAATTCCTGAATTCGGGCCTGTCCGAGCTGGGCGACAAGCTCGGGCCGACCCTCTGGCAGTTCCGCCCGACCCGTCAGTTCGATGCCGACGACATGGCCACCTTTTTCGCCATGCTGCCGAATAAGATCGATGGCGTTCGCACCCGCCACGCCGTCGAGGTGCGTCATCAAAGCTTTGCGTGTCCCGAGTTCGTCGCCCTCGCCCGGCAACATGGCGTCGCCATCGTGATCGCGGACCATGACGAGCACCCGCAGATCGCCGATCTGACCGCCGATTTTGTCTATGCGCGCCTGATGAAGAGTGAGGAACAGGTCGAGACCGGCTACGCAGCCGCCGATCTCGATCAATGGGCTGCGATCGCCCAATCATGGGCGGCCGGACAGGCGCCAGAAGCACTGACCTATGTCTCGCCAGACAACGCGCCCGCGCAGTCCCGCGATGTCTTCGCCTACTTCATTTCCGGTGCGAAAGAGCGCAATCCCGCAGCGGCCATGGCGCTCGCCAAGCGCCTGACCGCGCGGGATTGA
- the dxs gene encoding 1-deoxy-D-xylulose-5-phosphate synthase has translation MMDQPETPLLDQVRTPADLRKLAPEQLRQLADELRTETISAVGTTGGHLGSGLGVVELTTAIHYVFNTPDDKLVWDVGHQCYPHKILTDRRDRIRTLRQGGGLSGFTKRTESEYDPFGAAHSSTSISAALGFAIANKLSGQPGKGIAVIGDGAMSAGMAYEAMNNAREAGNRLVVILNDNDMSIAPPVGGLSAYLARIVSSREFLSVREALRKLARKLPRPLHQAARKTDEFARGMAMGGTLFEELGFYYVGPIDGHNLDQLIPVLENVRDMADGPVLVHVVTQKGKGYGPAEAAADKYHGVQKFNVVTGEQAKAPAGPPSYTNVFAQALMAEAERDEKIIAITAAMPSGTGLDKFQKTFPNRCFDVGIAEQHAVTFAAGLAAQGMRPFAAIYSTFLQRAYDQVVHDVAIQNLPVRFAIDRAGLVGADGSTHAGSFDITYLATLPNMVVMAAADEAELVHMVHTAACHDSSPIALRYPRGNGIGIPLPAKPERLEIGKGRIVREGKRVAILSLGTRLEEALKAADALDARGLSTTVADLRFAKPLDEALIRKLLTTHDVAVTVEEGSIGGFGAHVLTLASDEGLIDAGLKLRTLRLPDVFQDQDKPEKQYDDARLNAPHIVETVLTALRHNSTGIEETGARA, from the coding sequence ATGATGGACCAGCCCGAGACGCCCCTGCTCGATCAGGTGCGCACCCCCGCCGATCTTCGCAAGCTCGCCCCCGAACAACTGCGGCAGTTGGCCGATGAGTTGCGCACAGAAACGATTTCCGCCGTCGGCACGACCGGCGGCCATCTAGGCTCCGGCCTCGGTGTCGTCGAGCTGACGACTGCCATCCATTATGTGTTCAACACGCCGGACGACAAGCTGGTCTGGGATGTCGGGCATCAATGCTATCCGCACAAGATCCTGACCGACCGGCGCGACCGCATCCGCACGCTGCGGCAGGGCGGAGGCCTGTCCGGCTTCACCAAGCGCACGGAAAGCGAATATGATCCGTTCGGGGCGGCGCACAGCTCCACCTCGATCAGCGCAGCGCTCGGCTTTGCCATCGCCAACAAGCTGAGCGGCCAGCCCGGCAAGGGCATCGCGGTCATCGGGGATGGCGCCATGTCGGCCGGCATGGCCTATGAGGCGATGAACAACGCGCGCGAGGCCGGCAACCGGCTCGTCGTCATCCTCAACGATAATGACATGTCCATCGCGCCGCCGGTGGGCGGTCTCTCGGCCTATCTGGCGCGGATCGTCTCCAGCCGCGAGTTCCTCTCGGTGCGCGAAGCGCTGCGCAAGCTGGCGCGCAAGCTGCCCCGCCCGCTCCATCAGGCCGCCCGCAAGACGGACGAGTTCGCCCGCGGTATGGCGATGGGCGGCACGCTCTTCGAGGAACTGGGCTTCTATTATGTCGGCCCCATCGATGGCCACAATCTCGACCAGTTGATCCCTGTGCTGGAGAATGTGCGCGACATGGCGGACGGGCCGGTGCTCGTCCATGTCGTCACGCAAAAGGGCAAGGGCTACGGCCCTGCCGAGGCGGCCGCGGACAAATATCACGGCGTGCAGAAGTTCAACGTCGTCACCGGTGAGCAGGCCAAAGCCCCCGCCGGCCCGCCGAGCTACACCAATGTCTTTGCTCAGGCACTGATGGCCGAGGCCGAGCGCGACGAAAAGATCATTGCGATCACTGCCGCCATGCCCTCGGGCACCGGGCTCGACAAGTTCCAGAAGACCTTCCCGAACCGCTGCTTCGACGTCGGCATCGCCGAGCAGCATGCCGTGACCTTTGCCGCCGGCCTCGCTGCGCAGGGGATGCGCCCGTTCGCGGCGATCTACTCGACCTTCCTGCAGCGCGCCTACGATCAGGTGGTGCACGATGTCGCGATCCAGAACCTGCCGGTCCGCTTCGCGATCGACCGCGCCGGGCTGGTCGGTGCGGATGGCAGCACTCATGCCGGCAGCTTCGACATCACCTATCTCGCCACCCTGCCCAACATGGTAGTGATGGCCGCTGCCGACGAGGCCGAACTGGTCCACATGGTCCACACCGCCGCCTGTCATGACAGCAGCCCCATCGCGCTGCGTTACCCGCGCGGCAATGGCATCGGCATCCCCCTTCCCGCCAAGCCGGAGCGGCTGGAGATCGGCAAGGGCCGCATCGTGCGCGAAGGCAAGCGCGTCGCCATCCTCTCGCTCGGCACGCGGCTGGAGGAAGCGCTCAAGGCCGCCGATGCGCTGGACGCACGCGGCCTCTCCACCACCGTGGCCGACTTGCGCTTTGCCAAGCCGCTGGATGAAGCGCTGATCCGCAAGCTGCTCACCACCCATGATGTGGCGGTGACGGTTGAGGAAGGCAGCATCGGCGGCTTCGGCGCGCATGTGCTTACGCTCGCGAGCGACGAAGGCCTAATCGACGCCGGCCTCAAGCTGCGTACCCTGCGCCTGCCGGACGTGTTCCAGGATCAGGACAAGCCGGAAAAACAGTATGACGACGCCCGGCTGAATGCGCCGCATATCGTCGAGACCGTGCTGACGGCGCTGCGCCATAACAGCACCGGCATCGAGGAGACCGGAGCGCGGGCGTGA
- a CDS encoding Fur family transcriptional regulator, with amino-acid sequence MATADHHIHNHAEPTGIKLSAAARATLEAKGEQWTDMRSDIFDVLAAEEKPASAYDIADKVSQKRGKRVAPNSIYRILDLFVATNLAQRVESANAYIANAHPGCLHDCIFLVCKACGEATHIDNDRLTSEVRRIAGEDGFATERPVIEVLGTCAKCA; translated from the coding sequence ATGGCCACCGCTGACCATCATATTCACAACCATGCCGAGCCGACGGGCATTAAGCTCTCCGCTGCGGCCCGCGCCACGCTCGAAGCCAAGGGCGAGCAGTGGACGGACATGCGCAGCGACATTTTCGATGTGCTCGCGGCCGAGGAAAAGCCGGCCTCTGCCTATGACATCGCAGACAAGGTCTCGCAGAAGCGGGGGAAGCGCGTCGCGCCCAACAGCATCTATCGCATTCTCGACCTGTTCGTGGCGACCAACCTCGCCCAGCGGGTGGAAAGCGCCAATGCCTATATCGCCAACGCCCATCCCGGCTGCCTGCACGACTGCATCTTCCTGGTCTGCAAGGCCTGCGGCGAGGCCACGCATATCGACAATGACAGGCTGACCAGCGAAGTCCGCCGCATTGCCGGAGAAGATGGGTTCGCAACCGAACGTCCCGTTATCGAAGTGCTGGGCACCTGCGCCAAATGCGCCTGA
- a CDS encoding TonB-dependent receptor domain-containing protein has translation MGGSAVVGRRLRKGRGTMSVKMDSFCVRAALACTTALTVLSMPSGAIAQQTDGADEQSIVVTGSRIVRRDYEASSPIVTAGQELLQNSSTAALETNLNKLPAFTPVQTPAIASDIQPTATSTPGAATVSLRNLGTNRNLVLVDGRRATPANALGVVDINTIPAAAIERVEIITGGASATYGADAVGGVVNFILKKNFQGLQFDTQMGISQRGDGREFSISGIMGANFDDGRGNITIGLSMNDRESALRRDRPWFRNAWKDPRFTGTEFFPDFSGYQPIGGNNPNQALLNSWFGTTVNTQGQTVPNVAAGSRLYFNDDGTAFTGFFQSPTGGASRFKGDLTGLKWKRQGDGSLGQNFQDELLVLPLNRYNLYARGNYEINDWIGAFAQGTFTRVQTHTVQQPSPSVNGWSALIPVDGRAIPTELAQVLASRGNPTAPWQLTYYLNYANREARTDVFTYNLVAGLEGKVPGTDWTWEAYASQGESETNALITGTASLARFRAVIQSPNWGAGFKSQGNAAFGGFGAASATCTSGFNPFDPNAQVSQDCIDAIRADLKNRAVMQQSVFEANAQGGLFNLPAGQVRAAVGASHRQNRYEFQNDTLTSQGTSFQDQAIGIYPSGNSQGLIRVDEFYGELLVPVLSDLPLIRKLDVTVGARNSHYNTTGNAFTWKAMADWEVTDFLTIRGGFNKAVRAPNVAELFLAPQQTFTAAGGGDVCRLNNGLAWSANTAKNSNAANVQAVCRILMDQTIAGTANTFYSDPAFYNAQGPAFAFPTLVGNPSVQPEKAKTWTLGAVLRSTATSELLRRLRLTVDYYNIKVDDAIGPLTLDTAQRQCFDPVFNPAIANNPTAAAATAACQAIGRVAGDGALGNVQVTYLNNGRFRTSGIDVQLDWSVPVGPGTFSINSVFNYLLSLKSAPLPASAGAAGQLVEYAGTLGPAGSAAIAENGLNPGSFRWKMLNSFSYAVGPVTVGLQWQHLPAAKSITYTSNNATTFVGAPAYDLFNLNGSFAVTRDATLRWGVDNLFDKAPPLLEYNTGAALGNGVGASPFNAYFYDMNGRRFYLGASFKF, from the coding sequence GTGGGCGGGAGTGCAGTCGTCGGGAGGCGGCTGAGAAAAGGGAGAGGAACTATGTCTGTAAAAATGGACTCGTTTTGCGTGCGCGCGGCATTGGCGTGCACGACGGCACTGACGGTTCTGTCCATGCCATCGGGCGCGATCGCGCAGCAGACCGATGGCGCTGACGAGCAATCCATCGTGGTCACCGGCTCGCGCATCGTTCGACGCGACTATGAAGCCAGCAGCCCGATCGTCACAGCGGGGCAGGAACTGCTCCAGAACAGCTCGACCGCCGCGCTTGAGACCAACCTGAACAAACTTCCCGCGTTTACGCCTGTGCAGACGCCGGCAATTGCCAGCGATATTCAGCCGACGGCAACCAGCACGCCGGGTGCGGCAACCGTTTCTCTCCGTAACTTAGGCACCAACCGCAACCTCGTGCTGGTCGATGGCCGTCGTGCCACGCCAGCTAACGCCTTGGGTGTGGTGGACATCAATACGATTCCAGCAGCGGCTATCGAGCGGGTCGAGATCATCACCGGCGGTGCTTCGGCGACCTATGGTGCCGACGCCGTTGGCGGTGTCGTCAACTTCATCCTCAAGAAGAACTTCCAGGGTCTTCAGTTCGATACCCAGATGGGCATCTCCCAGCGGGGCGACGGCCGTGAATTCTCGATCAGCGGGATCATGGGCGCGAACTTCGACGACGGCCGAGGCAACATCACCATTGGCCTGTCCATGAACGATCGCGAGAGCGCCCTGCGCCGCGACCGGCCCTGGTTCCGCAATGCCTGGAAAGACCCCCGTTTTACTGGCACTGAGTTCTTCCCCGACTTTTCGGGTTATCAGCCGATTGGCGGCAACAACCCCAATCAGGCACTGCTCAACAGTTGGTTCGGAACCACCGTCAACACTCAAGGACAAACAGTCCCGAATGTGGCGGCCGGAAGCCGGCTTTATTTCAATGACGACGGCACGGCCTTCACCGGCTTCTTCCAAAGCCCCACTGGCGGCGCGTCGCGCTTCAAAGGCGATCTGACGGGTCTCAAATGGAAGCGTCAGGGAGATGGCTCGCTCGGCCAGAACTTCCAGGACGAACTGCTGGTTCTGCCGCTCAACCGCTATAACCTCTACGCACGCGGCAATTACGAAATCAACGACTGGATCGGCGCCTTCGCCCAAGGCACGTTCACGCGCGTTCAGACTCACACGGTCCAGCAGCCTTCGCCTTCGGTGAACGGATGGTCCGCGCTGATCCCGGTGGACGGACGGGCAATTCCAACGGAACTGGCGCAGGTGCTGGCTTCTCGCGGGAACCCCACGGCGCCGTGGCAGCTAACCTACTATCTAAACTACGCCAATCGTGAAGCGCGTACCGACGTCTTTACCTACAATCTGGTGGCTGGCCTAGAAGGCAAGGTCCCCGGTACGGACTGGACCTGGGAGGCCTATGCGTCCCAAGGTGAATCCGAAACCAACGCCCTGATCACGGGCACGGCCTCGCTCGCCCGCTTCCGCGCTGTCATCCAGTCACCGAACTGGGGCGCCGGTTTCAAGTCGCAGGGCAACGCAGCCTTTGGCGGCTTCGGCGCGGCTTCAGCCACCTGCACGAGCGGCTTCAATCCGTTCGACCCCAATGCGCAGGTTTCGCAGGATTGTATCGACGCGATCCGGGCCGATCTCAAGAACCGCGCGGTCATGCAACAGAGCGTGTTTGAAGCGAATGCTCAGGGCGGGCTGTTCAACCTGCCAGCCGGTCAGGTTCGTGCGGCGGTCGGCGCGAGCCATCGCCAGAATCGCTATGAGTTCCAGAATGACACGCTGACCTCGCAGGGCACGTCCTTCCAGGATCAGGCGATCGGCATCTACCCGAGCGGCAACTCGCAGGGGCTCATCCGCGTGGACGAGTTCTACGGCGAGTTGCTCGTCCCGGTGCTTTCCGATCTGCCACTGATCCGCAAGCTGGACGTGACCGTGGGTGCGCGTAACTCGCACTACAACACGACAGGCAATGCCTTCACGTGGAAGGCGATGGCCGATTGGGAAGTCACCGACTTCCTCACGATTCGTGGCGGCTTCAACAAGGCCGTTCGCGCCCCGAACGTCGCCGAATTGTTCTTGGCACCGCAGCAGACCTTCACGGCTGCCGGTGGCGGCGATGTCTGCCGCCTCAATAACGGCCTAGCATGGTCGGCCAATACTGCGAAGAATTCGAATGCAGCGAATGTGCAGGCAGTCTGCCGAATCCTGATGGATCAGACGATTGCGGGCACGGCTAACACTTTCTACTCGGACCCGGCTTTCTACAATGCCCAGGGCCCGGCCTTTGCGTTCCCGACCCTCGTTGGCAACCCTTCTGTGCAGCCGGAAAAGGCCAAGACCTGGACTCTCGGCGCCGTGCTGCGGTCCACTGCGACCAGCGAGTTGCTGCGTCGTCTGCGGCTGACGGTCGATTACTATAACATCAAAGTCGACGACGCGATTGGTCCGCTCACCCTCGACACTGCGCAGCGCCAATGCTTCGATCCGGTCTTCAATCCGGCGATCGCCAACAATCCGACAGCCGCTGCGGCGACGGCAGCCTGCCAGGCTATCGGGCGCGTGGCCGGCGATGGTGCGTTGGGCAATGTGCAGGTCACCTACCTGAACAACGGACGTTTCCGCACCTCGGGCATCGACGTCCAACTCGACTGGTCGGTTCCGGTGGGGCCAGGCACGTTCAGCATCAACTCCGTATTCAACTATCTGCTCTCGCTGAAATCGGCGCCGTTGCCGGCATCGGCTGGTGCGGCCGGACAATTGGTTGAATATGCAGGCACGCTGGGCCCGGCAGGTAGCGCGGCGATTGCCGAAAACGGCCTCAACCCCGGTTCCTTCCGCTGGAAGATGCTGAACTCATTCAGCTATGCGGTCGGGCCTGTCACGGTTGGGCTGCAGTGGCAGCACCTGCCTGCCGCCAAGTCGATCACCTACACCTCCAACAACGCCACCACCTTTGTGGGCGCACCGGCTTACGATCTGTTCAACCTGAACGGCTCGTTCGCGGTGACACGGGATGCGACGCTGCGTTGGGGTGTGGACAATCTGTTCGACAAGGCGCCGCCGTTGCTCGAATACAACACGGGCGCAGCGCTCGGAAATGGCGTGGGTGCCAGCCCGTTCAACGCCTACTTCTATGATATGAATGGCCGCCGCTTCTACCTCGGCGCGTCGTTCAAATTCTGA
- a CDS encoding PQQ-dependent dehydrogenase, methanol/ethanol family, translated as MVLRSIGPVPIAVLTMLLAACSGVEGSETSLGPAAIDQARLEAAGKDDDNWLTYGRTYDEQRYSRLTQINDGNIGELSLAWALELDTARGQEGTPIVVDGVMYTSTAWSKVVAIDAATGKQLWQFDPENEGSKAAHACCDVVNRGVAVWKGRVFVGTIDGRLIAIDAKTGQKVWETITVDQKKPYTITMAPRVVRDKVIIGNSGAELGVRGYVSAYDTNTGKLVWRFYTVPGNPKDGPDGAASDAILEKLARPTWYGENYWKLGGGGTVWDSVVYDQELNQLLIGVGNGSPWNHKWRSAGKGDNLFLSSILALDPDTGAYKWHYQINPGETWDYTATQQIMLADLKIDGRDRKVLMQAPKNAFFYVIDRTNGKLISAKPYARQNWAEGIDLKTGRPIEKPGVRYDNGPALVIPSGIGAHAWMPMSYSPKTGLVYIPAMEHPLVYGDADPFVIHEGRWNTAVSFLDPPAMPGLPDTVEGRRKALESMVKGKLVAYDPVTQKPRWEVERDWPWNGGTLATAGNLVFQGTPHGDFEAFSADNGKKLWSFQTHRGVLAGPITYRVNGEQYIAVMAGYGGSMGMASGTPFMKNKMPNGLVLAFKIKGSGKLPPYTPIPQPEPTPSNETFTAAQIATGQKGFFQFCQICHGGPVNPNLRRSPLIADKDLWQQVVIGGALAQNGMASFAAYLKPEEAEAIRAYLNQQAKALLAEEKAKAR; from the coding sequence ATGGTGTTGCGGTCGATCGGGCCTGTGCCGATTGCGGTGCTGACGATGCTTCTGGCGGCGTGCAGCGGCGTTGAGGGGAGCGAAACGTCGCTCGGCCCCGCCGCCATCGATCAGGCGCGGCTTGAGGCGGCTGGCAAGGATGACGACAACTGGCTCACCTACGGCCGCACCTATGATGAGCAGCGCTATTCGCGGCTCACCCAGATCAATGACGGCAATATCGGCGAGCTGAGTCTCGCCTGGGCGCTGGAACTCGATACCGCGCGCGGGCAGGAGGGCACGCCCATCGTGGTCGATGGCGTGATGTACACGTCCACCGCCTGGTCCAAGGTCGTCGCCATCGATGCCGCGACCGGCAAGCAGCTCTGGCAGTTCGACCCGGAGAATGAAGGCTCCAAGGCCGCGCACGCCTGTTGCGACGTCGTCAATCGCGGCGTCGCCGTGTGGAAGGGCCGCGTCTTCGTCGGCACCATCGACGGCCGGCTGATCGCCATCGACGCCAAGACCGGCCAGAAGGTCTGGGAGACCATCACGGTCGACCAGAAGAAGCCCTACACCATCACCATGGCCCCGCGCGTGGTGCGCGACAAGGTGATCATCGGCAATAGCGGCGCGGAACTGGGCGTGCGCGGCTATGTCTCCGCCTACGATACAAACACCGGCAAGCTCGTCTGGCGCTTCTATACGGTGCCCGGCAATCCGAAGGACGGCCCCGATGGTGCCGCGTCCGACGCGATCCTCGAAAAGCTGGCCCGGCCGACCTGGTATGGCGAGAATTACTGGAAGCTCGGCGGCGGCGGCACCGTGTGGGACAGCGTGGTCTACGATCAGGAGCTGAACCAGCTTCTCATCGGCGTCGGCAATGGCTCGCCCTGGAACCACAAATGGCGCAGCGCAGGGAAGGGTGACAATCTCTTCCTCTCCTCCATTCTCGCGCTCGACCCGGATACCGGCGCCTATAAGTGGCACTATCAGATCAATCCCGGCGAGACCTGGGATTACACGGCCACCCAGCAGATCATGCTCGCGGACCTGAAGATCGACGGGCGTGACCGCAAGGTGCTGATGCAGGCACCGAAGAACGCGTTTTTCTATGTGATCGACCGGACGAACGGCAAGCTGATCTCCGCCAAGCCTTATGCCCGGCAGAACTGGGCCGAAGGCATCGACCTCAAGACGGGGCGGCCGATCGAGAAGCCCGGCGTGCGCTATGATAATGGGCCGGCGCTGGTCATCCCCTCGGGCATCGGCGCCCATGCCTGGATGCCGATGAGCTATTCGCCCAAGACCGGCCTCGTTTACATTCCGGCGATGGAGCATCCGCTGGTCTATGGCGATGCCGATCCGTTCGTGATCCATGAGGGGCGCTGGAATACCGCTGTGTCCTTCCTCGATCCGCCGGCGATGCCTGGTCTGCCCGATACCGTGGAAGGGCGCCGCAAGGCTCTCGAATCCATGGTGAAGGGTAAGCTGGTCGCTTATGATCCGGTGACGCAGAAGCCGCGCTGGGAAGTCGAGCGCGACTGGCCGTGGAACGGCGGCACGCTGGCGACTGCCGGCAACCTCGTCTTCCAGGGTACGCCGCATGGCGACTTTGAGGCGTTCAGCGCGGACAATGGCAAGAAGCTGTGGTCCTTCCAGACCCATCGCGGCGTGCTGGCCGGGCCGATCACCTATCGCGTCAATGGCGAGCAATATATTGCCGTCATGGCCGGCTATGGCGGCTCGATGGGTATGGCAAGCGGCACGCCGTTCATGAAGAACAAGATGCCCAACGGCCTCGTGCTGGCGTTCAAGATCAAGGGCAGCGGCAAGCTGCCGCCCTACACGCCGATCCCGCAGCCCGAGCCGACGCCGAGCAACGAGACCTTCACGGCGGCGCAGATCGCGACCGGCCAGAAGGGTTTCTTCCAGTTCTGCCAGATCTGCCATGGCGGTCCGGTCAACCCCAACCTGCGGCGCTCACCGCTGATTGCCGACAAGGATCTGTGGCAGCAGGTCGTGATCGGCGGCGCGCTGGCGCAGAATGGCATGGCGAGCTTCGCGGCCTATCTCAAGCCCGAGGAAGCCGAGGCCATCCGGGCCTATCTCAACCAGCAGGCAAAGGCGCTGCTTGCCGAAGAGAAAGCCAAGGCACGCTGA